GAGAAGATCAGAAAACGGTGTTGGGCAGACAAAGTCATGATATCCTCCGGTTCATGAAGATCGGTTCATTCATGTGAGTCATTGAGCAAACCTTTGAACAGAATATTCAGGATCTGATCGGGATTTTCCGGATAGGGAAAACGTTCCGGTGATTCCAGCCAGAGAAACAAGAATGCATTGCAGAGGCTGTCGAGGGATACGGCAAGAATATATGGTTCCGAAATGGGAGAAAACCGTTTGGATTGAATGCCGGATGCAAAAATGGCAGTGAGTTTTGCCAGAAAGTTCTCCCGCCGTTTGCGGATGTCCTGGTCAACACCGGCCATAATATTGAAGCTGGCTCCCCGCGTTTCGGCAAAATAGAGCCGGATGACGGAAACGTTGACCCGGAAGATTTCTCCCTTTGCCTTGACATACTGTCTCAGTTGCTCCATTTCGTCCCGGCTGGATTCGATGGCGGCCGACAACGCGCGGTGGAAGCGATCCGACTGCTCCATGATCAGGGCTTTATAAAGGTCTTCTTTGTTGCTGAAGAATTTGTAGAGTGTGCCGATGGCGAATTCCGATTTGGCGGCGATTTCATGCATCGATACGTTGTGATAACCCTTTTCGGAAAACAGGCTCAGCGCAGCCTGCATCATTTCCTGCCGCTGTCTGAGTTTTTCCCGTTCCCGCCTGGGTAATTCCTGCAATTGCATTCGGCAATCTTCTCCTGGAAAATCGATCACGATGAAAATGACGTCACTATATAGAACGCGACGTCACATAAGTCAAAGGAAATTTGTCGTGAAATTAGTGGGCAGTCGGCAGTGGGCCCATTTTTATTCCCGGGGTTGGCGCCCCACGCCATGACCATTTATCGTGAAAACAGAATTCAGGAGTCAGAATTCAGAATTCAGGAGAAAAGCACT
This portion of the Desulfatirhabdium butyrativorans DSM 18734 genome encodes:
- a CDS encoding TetR/AcrR family transcriptional regulator, producing the protein MQLQELPRREREKLRQRQEMMQAALSLFSEKGYHNVSMHEIAAKSEFAIGTLYKFFSNKEDLYKALIMEQSDRFHRALSAAIESSRDEMEQLRQYVKAKGEIFRVNVSVIRLYFAETRGASFNIMAGVDQDIRKRRENFLAKLTAIFASGIQSKRFSPISEPYILAVSLDSLCNAFLFLWLESPERFPYPENPDQILNILFKGLLNDSHE